In the Tribolium castaneum strain GA2 chromosome 1, icTriCast1.1, whole genome shotgun sequence genome, one interval contains:
- the Apt1 gene encoding acyl-protein thioesterase 1, with protein MAAPIVIAATAKHTATLIFLHGLGDTGQGWASAMAALRPPHVKVICPTAPTMPVTLNAGFRMPSWFDLRTLDASGPEDEEGIKQAAKQVHSMIDNEIKDGIPAERIVVGGFSQGGALALYSALVYPQQLAGVVSLSGWLPLHKSFPGSMKTSKDLPILQCHGDCDPVVPFKWGQMTASVLKTLLKEPEFKSYRGLMHTSSDEELRDIKDFIDKQLPPH; from the exons atggCAGCCCCAATTGTTATTGCCGCAACCGCTAAACACACAGCCACG ttaatttttttacacggTTTGGGGGACACAGG CCAAGGGTGGGCCAGCGCCATGGCTGCCCTCAGACCACCCCATGTGAAGGTGATCTGCCCCACGGCCCCCACCATGCCGGTGACTCTGAACGCGGGCTTCCGGATGCCCAGCTGGTTCGATTTGCGGACGCTTGATGCCTCAGGCCCTGAAGACGAAGAAG gGATTAAACAGGCCGCTAAACAGGTGCACTCAATGATAGATAATGAAATTAAGGACGGTATTCCGGCTGAACGAATAGTTGTGGGGGGTTTCTCGCAAGGGGGCGCTCTCGCGCTGTATTCGGCGCTTGTGTACCCCCAGCAATTGGCCGGGGTTGTGTCTCTATCGGGGTGGTTGCCCTTGCATAAGAGCTTTCCCGGTTCCATGAAAACTTCAAAAGATTTACCG ATTTTGCAGTGCCATGGAGATTGCGACCCCGTGGTGCCCTTCAAGTGGGGCCAAATGACCGCGTCTGTCCTTAAAACCTTACTTAAAGAACCCGAATTTAAGTCCTACCGGGGACTTATGCACACGTCTTCAGATGAAGAGCTGCGTGATATAAAAGACTTTATTGACAAGCAACTTCCTCCACATTaa
- the LOC103314888 gene encoding uncharacterized protein LOC103314888: protein MSHLMRILRADDQVRESQQSRATSTPRDNNSPNFSSPSVSTIPRDEEPMEDGDSDENWTKGTSDDADSSLCESLAEVSISSRQTAKRLKWENFWRSLKPKNTQSLYYKIMTQPEKLDSITVELIDTYKTNKKFAIFCILQLFVDLSGYKKLSIGEVYDFERGNSYNVVQRMESDLLDEELKKTGKFLFMKPTSFVKDAEHIFAQFLDHLLIQAFKSQVLFDEVFAAHVFEFVRCMCLSPVSGPCVTGLITVINLITSFLKLHQNLIALSDEIDRNSSSETISVIQRKIEDHIDFLYFVFDKHCLLSDKRGALVKIRSAQETFQWIRLYPETFILKRRCLGPLLKMTLDQHEFVRLAALKTIEKLIHCQEISDVLKQRIEMCLKFASGRIVDVSPQVAVMAIHVFTVATESYFDKITTEHKNKIIQEIYFKDVILGKAAGEFLVAYLHRPNTTGEHFLFSLVLAAFSKPEFVEQLPIFLESVFEFADELKDWPLFVQVFLNDDIRLGAKTALLKILNECVRFVLTGKFSYSRQVSQVLGRCDDEEHIQIANAIIPNFTQLLILFQAEKVSLQKLIELLSFIDYSVCRVNGLNDDFSKIFSILKEMFKATADRTLLQNITNVFAVFCEQRHYYKATLVVESLKTWIESLPEDLNQMTPDCDKTLLIQIRNKSLKASTLFSRFDLTKVLQWQDIFPVLETNFFKVLKYLVVCCKWHLIWRLRQFMRLPKDDNGSEPISPLLYNDCKEFVYECLKMFTQEKSNSDLFLVLETLCDLYTDFENELKRKREYSHFVIKITEPRSLEILFNFVVQHIINNKEMPLKERQKLLRKVINLLYLDVIPCEYFSKILRFYHTHNNEFGYLMDHIFGQLKITPPALPLIVMHTLAEIYQEILEKRQIVDLRTEETKFLKKLAKKFASVKEMRSNQDILKFIIMALNFTCRTEQHYPFLSFAKYFAKHLNEDGKSDAYEIFRKSVPKEAEKNEIFLLFAKTLK from the exons ATGTCTCATTTAATGAGAATTTTGCGTGCTGATGACCAAGTTCGCGAATCTCAACAGTCCCGGGCCACCAGCACTCCTCGAGACAATAATTCTCCCAACTTCTCTTCCCCAAGCGTTTCCACCATTCCAAGGGACGAAGAACCGATGGAAGATGGAGACAGTGACGAAAATTGGACCAAAGGAACAAGCGATGACGCGGATTCATCTCTTTGCGAAT CTCTTGCCGAAGTTTCAATCAGCAGTCGTCAAACTGCGAAACGACTCAAATGGGAGAACTTTTGGAGATCGCTGAAACCGAAAAACACGCAGAGTCtgtattacaaaataatgacCCAACCTGAGAAACTAGAC aGCATAACAGTTGAGCTGATAGACACCTACAagactaataaaaaatttgccattttttgcatACTCCAGCTTTTTGTTGACCTGAGtggttataaaaaattatcaatcgGCGAAGTTTACGATTTTGAGCGCGGAAATTCGTATAATGTCGTCCAACGAATGGAATCTGACTTACTGGACGAAGaactaaaa AAAACGGGAAAATTCTTGTTTATGAAACCAACAAGTTTTGTAAAAGACGCTGAACATATTTTTGCCCAGTTTTTAGACCATTTATTAATCCAGGCATTCAAGTCTCAAGTGTTATTTGATGAAGTTTTTGCAGCACACGTTTTCGAATTCGTTAGGTGTATGTGTTTAAGTCCAGTAAGTGGTCCCTGTGTTACTGGTCTTATAACAG taataaatttgataaCGTCGTTTCTGAAACTGcaccaaaatttaattgctttAAGTGacgaaattgataggaatagtTCCAGTGAAACGATATCAgtaatacaaagaaaaattgaaGACCATATTGATTTTCTTTACTTCGTTTTTGATAAACATTG tttgcTTTCTGATAAAAGAGGGGCTTTGGTAAAAATACGATCAGCTCAAGAAACGTTCCAGTGGATCCGTTTGTACCCTGAAACTTTCATACTGAAACGTCGTTGTTTGGGGCCTTTATTGAAAATGACTCTTGACCAG CACGAATTCGTCCGTTTGGCGGCTCTCAAAactattgaaaaattgatcCATTGTCAGGAAATTTCAGACGTCCTGAAGCAACGAATTGAGATGTGCTTGAAATTTGCTTCCGGTCGCATTGTCGACGTTAGTCCTCAAGTGGCTGTTATGGCAATACATGTCTTCACCGTAGCCACAGAGAG CTACTTTGACAAAATTACCACGGAACATAAGAACAAAATCATTCAGGAGATCTATTTCAAAGATGTAATTTTGGGCAAAGCGGCTGGGGAATTCCTAGTGGCTTATCTTCATCGTCCAAACACCACTGGGGAACACTTTTTGTTCTCACTTGTTCTAGCAGCATTCTCAAAACCGGAG ttTGTAGAACAACTCCCAATTTTTCTCGAAtcagtttttgaatttgccgATGAATTGAAAGACTGGCCGTTGTTTGTGCAAGTGTTTCTAAACGATGATATTCGTTTAGGCGCCAAAACAGCCcttcttaaaattttgaatgagTGTGTGAGGTTTGTCCTCACTGGAAAATTCTCTTACTCCAGACAGGTCTCACAAG TTTTAGGACGGTGTGACGATGAAGAGCATATTCAAATAGCAAATGCTATAATTCCTAATTTCACGCAGTTGCTAATACTGTTTCAAGCCGAGAAAGTGAgcttgcaaaaattaattgaactCTTGTCTTTTATTGATTATAGTGTTTGTCGTGTTAATGGCCTGAACGAT GATTTCAgtaaaattttttccatattaaaagaaatgtttaaaGCAACTGCTGATCGAACCTTGCTCCAAAATATAACAAACGTGTTTGCTGTTTTCTGTGAACAGCGCCACTACTACAAGGCTACTCTTGTGGTTGAAAGTTTAAAAACATGGATCGAGTCATTACCTGAAGATTTGAACCAAATG acTCCCGATTGTGACAAAACGTTACTGATACAAATAAGAAACAAATCGTTGAAAGCTTCCACTTTATTTTCACGTTTTGATTTGACAAAAGTTCTCCAATGGCAAGACATTTTCCCAGTCTTGGAAACTAACTTCTTCAAAGTGCTCAAATATTTGGTGGTTTGTTGCAAGTGGCACTTGATTTGGCGTTTGCGCCAATTTATGCGACTGCCTAAAGACGATAATGGAAGTGAACCCATCAGTCCTCTCCTCTACAACGACTGCAAAGAGTTTGTTTAtgaatgtttgaaaatgttCACACAAGAGAAGAGCAATTCCGACTTATTCTTG gttttggAAACTTTGTGCGATCTTTACACCGACTTTGAAAACGAACTCAAACGAAAACGTGAATACTctcattttgtaattaaaattactgaGCCCAGgagtttggaaattttatttaatttcgtaGTGCAGCACATAATTAACAATAAAGAGA tgCCTTTGAAAGAACGCCAAAAACTGCTAAGGAAAGTTATCAATCTTTTGTATCTGGATGTAATTCCTtgtgaatatttttcgaaGATATTACGTTTCTATCACACG cacaACAACGAGTTTGGTTATTTAATGGACCACATATTTggtcaattaaaaataacccCTCCAGCGTTGCCTCTAATAGTAATGCATACATTGGCAGAAATTTATCAGGAAATTTTGGAGAAACGCCAAATTGTTGATCTTCGGACtgaagaaacaaaatttttaaag aaattggctaaaaagTTCGCTTCTGTTAAAGAAATGAGATCGAATCAGGATATTCTCAAATTTATTATCATGGCCCTAAATTTCACCTGCAGAACTGAACAACATTATCCTTTTCTGAGTTTcgcaaaatattttgcaaaacattTAAATGAAGATGGGAAAAGCGATGC GTACGAAATATTCAGGAAATCGGTTCCCAAAGAAGCAGAAAAGAATGagatatttttgcttttcgcAAAAACTCTCAAGTAG
- the LOC103314881 gene encoding zinc finger protein 57 homolog isoform X2 yields MDQLNLNADFLKFDKENNGDVKREIDFLQCGNFNSVQPSSSYLSNIFSNTLDVNANLNNRMPLDLSNLKDLDGLCKLEIIKNEIPYLVKYKLQDGKHVKIWQCKTCFKEFGHQYTLMRHLPTHTDERKFQCNTCGKGNLRNHIFTHTNERPYKCDDCGKGFNQMSNLMCHKLKSHQRMDKPKHSCQICRRSFAKRIALRNHEQYEHRESNQAIDSFLTDDQKISNAIFVEPIKTKAMQLAIETNQIPFALLRPLTGIPVLVRVLPAGNDKQMLVPASAEDLKKHGQISVTPKTTTPGTTLEDVTEDKHNLVGSTVQIKIPVVATVIQQSGEGGHMSMSVVSPGPNNEAVKQPNWQSLGSYILTATNDEQSDGQMMGMQDLNFSTDEKTNLTDYDIETSGMKHNGDAVHAPDDVFIIT; encoded by the exons ATGGATCAGCTAAACTTGAACGCAGATTTCTTAAAATTCGACAAGGAGAATAATGG ggATGTTAAGAGAGAAATCGATTTTTTGCAATGTGGAAACTTTAACTCTGTTCAACCTAGTTCGTCGTATTTATCGAACATATTTTCGAACACATTAGACGTTAATGCCAATTTAAATAATCGGATGCCATTGGATTTGAGCAATTTGAAAGATCTAGACGGTTTATGCAAactagaaattataaaaaatgaaataccgTACCTTGTAAAGTACAAACTACAAGATGGAAAACACGTAAAAATCTGGCAATGCAAAACTT GCTTTAAGGAATTTGGCCATCAATATACTTTAATGCGTCACTTGCCTACGCACACTGACGAAAGAAAATTTCAGTGCAACACCTGCGGAAAAG GAAACCTCCGTAATCACATTTTTACCCACACCAATGAAAGGCCATACAAGTGCGACGACTGTGGAAAAGGATTTAACCAAATGTCTAACTTGATGTGtcataaattaaaa TCGCACCAACGCATGGATAAACCTAAACACTCGTGTCAAATTTGTAGAAGAAGTTTTGCGAAACGTATAGCTTTAAGAAATCACGAACAATATGAACATAGGGAAAGTAATCAAGCCATTGATTCATTTCTAACAGATGACCAAAA AATTAGCAACGCAATATTTGTGGAACCAATCAAAACCAAAGCAATGCAACTAGCGATCGAGACAAACCAGATACCCTTCGCTTTACTGAGGCCTTTAACAGGAATTCCTGTTTTGGTCCGAGTTTTACCGGCTGGGAACGATAAGCAAATGCTAGTTCCAGCAAGTGCTGAAGATTTGAAGAAACATGGCCAGATATCAGTTACCCCAAAAACGACCACGCCTGGAACAACACTCGAAG atGTGACCGAAGATAAACATAATCTTGTTGGAAGTAccgttcaaattaaaataccaGTTGTTGCTACAGTAATTCAGCAAAGTGGTGAAGGTGGTCATATGTCCATGTCGGTCGTAAGTCCTGGTCCTAATAACGAAGCAGTCAAACAACCAAATTGGCAGTCCTTGGGTTCCTATATTTTGACTGCGACTAATGACGAACAAA GTGATGGACAAATGATGGGCATgcaagatttaaattttagtacaGATGAAAAAACTAACTTAACTGATTATGATATTGAAACTTCTGGAATGAAACATAATGGTGATGCGGTCCATG CACCAGACGATGTATTCATCATCACATAG
- the Pop1 gene encoding ribonucleases P/MRP protein subunit POP1, with product MIDEEAQYDALLGGSEELPSNISLSKFVACRSQEIQIMKNSLLTQTGSKLAFQTLPKHMRRRAMSHNVKRLPRRLRQIHLNQMKKSGMPTQQKRPSRKYRRKPRNLLEEYTKRANKKYKWLQTHIWHAKRFHMVEKWGYKLPYHACDKAFRACYRAMTQHCLLQDISYYSCVEIHGDKSEIIEKIKLLCKPGEGLSIGAKAFSEGNREGEICLYDSFQKAIGNVMFQWQPSIDEKCKLWLWVHAAFYSTTKNTLVECFKNCQIEINELRLELSRFRLSGPLSNPVLQDALALIDIYDIKLVPESPLKKYIDWPENKAVIINQCEFWKKLASVASLHEVSPHIVLPLIVKDPRLNLPKKRIKSVLTFGKLEFDQIPVNISANPLWDKTIRTYSNENKVSDSKIVDLQSGLLVPGSDLKGTIGHIPIILIQRPGNKTQNVGLGSGWDVILPTAWAKPFWIAFVMRGARVGGLRESDSMLYEMGKSQLLHPDTDAGFEEELRHSNQHRVTFFQKPPNKRINYSKFKIASPLLCNWRLLLKDWNSGFTGEFSVLRDKKQLHSINAFLNSKTHPVPQCPQNCLIPVRLECEKRGSLAEYAIICVPKCKSDLSEVLLEPNCEDVNKEKRKELRRAHQSLLKKLRKKRKLKSELASDDHSEILRSYTEKMRALWLPEPTTIRHSCSREVVGFVSKGGFSFSIGKSAGTGYITSDCLSELVDFRNKVLLRNTNSRQYKTANLSVIVE from the exons ATGATTGACGAAGAAGCCCAATATGACGCCCTTCTGGGGGGCTCCGAGGAGCTCCCTTCGAACATCTCCTTATCGAAATTCGTGGCTTGCCGCAGCCAAGAAATCCAAATCATGAAAAACTCCCTCCTGACCCAAACCGGCTCAAAACTGGCCTTCCAAACTCTACCGAAACACATGAGACGCCGGGCAATGTCCCACAACGTCAAAAGACTACCACGGCGTCTCCGCCAAATCCATTTAAACCAAATGAAAAAATCCGGAATGCCAACGCAACAGAAGCGCCCCTCTCGCAAATACCGCCGAAAACCGCGAAACCTCCTCGAAGAATACACCAAAAGGGCCAATAAGAAGTACAAATGGTTGCAAACCCACATCTGGCACGCGAAACGGTTCCACATGGTGGAGAAATGGGGCTACAAGTTGCCATACCACGCTTGTGATAAGGCCTTCCGTGCCTGCTACAGGGCAATGACCCAACATTGCCTCTTACAGGACATTTCCTACTACAGTTGTGTGGAAATCCACGGCGataaaagcgaaattattgaaaaaattaaactcctGTGTAAGCCAGGCGAGGGTTTAAGTATTGGGGCGAAAGCCTTTTCTGAGGGTAACCGCGAGGGTGAAATCTGTCTCTATGATTCGTTCCAAAAAGCCATCGGGAACGTCATGTTCCAGTGGCAACCCTCTATTgacgaaaaatgtaaattgtgGTTGTGGGTTCATGCCGCTTTTTATTCAACCACGAAAAACACACTAGTTGAGTGTTTTAAAAACTGCCAGATCGAAATAAACGAACTTAGACTTGAGTTGAGCAGATTTAGACTCAGTGGGCCTTTATCTAATCCAGTTCTTCAAGATGCGCTTGCTTTGATCGACATTTATGATATTAAATTAGTACCAGAGTCGCctcttaaaaaatacattgatTGGCCGGAGAATAAAGCAGTGATTATAAATCAGTGCgagttttggaaaaaactagCCTCGGTGGCATCCCTACATGAGGTTTCCCCCCACATCGTGTTACCCTTGATTGTGAAAGACCCCCGATTGAATCTTCCAAAAAAGCGcataaaaagtgttttaacttTCGGGAAATTGGAATTTGATCAAATTCCTGTGAACATTTCCGCGAATCCTTTATGGGACAAGACCATCAGAACGTACTCAAATGAAAATAAAGTGTCTGACTCAAAAATTGTTGACTTGCAAAGTGGTTTACTAGTCCCGGGGTCTGATTTAAAAGGGACCATTGGCCACATTCCAATTATCCTGATCCAAAGGCCAGGGAATAAAACCCAGAACGTTGGTTTAGGGAGTGGATGGGATGTCATCCTACCAACGGCTTGGGCCAAACCGTTTTGGATTGCCTTCGTTATGAGGGGAGCAAGGGTTGGGGGTTTGAGGGAATCAGACTCAATGCTTTACGAAATGGGAAAGTCACAGTTGCTTCACCCGGACACGGACGCAGGTTTTGAGGAAGAACTGAGACATTCAAACCAGCACAGGGTTACGTTTTTCCAAAAACCTCCAAATAAACGAATCAATTacagtaaatttaaaatcgcAAGTCCTTTGCTTTGCAATTGGAGGCTTTTGCTCAAGGACTGGAACAGTGGCTTTACGGGCGAATTTTCAGTCCTCAGGGACAAAAAACAGCTTCATTCGATTAAT GCTTTTCTCAATTCTAAGACACACCCGGTGCCACAGTGCCCCCAAAATTGCCTCATTCCTGTTAGACTTGAGTGTGAGAAGCGGGGCTCACTGGCCGAGTATGCCATTATTTGTGTCCCGAAATGTAAGAGTGATTTGAGCGAAGTTTTGTTGGAACCGAATTGCGAGGATGTAAATAAGGAAAAGCGGAAGGAATTGAGACGTGCACATCAaagtttgttgaaaaaattgcgGAAGAAACGCAAATTAAAGTCGGAGCTTGCG TCGGATGATCACAGTGAGATTTTACGCAGTTATACGGAGAAAATGAGAGCGCTGTGGCTTCCTGAGCCAACTACCATAAGGCATTCGTGTAGCAGAGAAGTTGTAGGTTTTGTTTCGAAAGGCGGTTTTAGTTTTTCGATTGGGAAAAGCGCAGGGACGGGTTATATAACTAGCGATTGTTTATCGGAGTTGGTTGATTTTAGAAATAAGGTTTTGTTGAGGAATACTAATTCTCGGCAATATAAAACTGCGAATTTAAGCGTCATTGTAGAGTGA
- the LOC103314881 gene encoding zinc finger protein 774 isoform X1: MDQLNLNADFLKFDKENNGDVKREIDFLQCGNFNSVQPSSSYLSNIFSNTLDVNANLNNRMPLDLSNLKDLDGLCKLEIIKNEIPYLVKYKLQDGKHVKIWQCKTCFKEFGHQYTLMRHLPTHTDERKFQCNTCGKAFRQMSTLSQHRAIHSHERPYVCEICQKTFNRVSTLISHRKTHTGIKPHQCHLCNKAFHQKGNLRNHIFTHTNERPYKCDDCGKGFNQMSNLMCHKLKSHQRMDKPKHSCQICRRSFAKRIALRNHEQYEHRESNQAIDSFLTDDQKISNAIFVEPIKTKAMQLAIETNQIPFALLRPLTGIPVLVRVLPAGNDKQMLVPASAEDLKKHGQISVTPKTTTPGTTLEDVTEDKHNLVGSTVQIKIPVVATVIQQSGEGGHMSMSVVSPGPNNEAVKQPNWQSLGSYILTATNDEQSDGQMMGMQDLNFSTDEKTNLTDYDIETSGMKHNGDAVHAPDDVFIIT, encoded by the exons ATGGATCAGCTAAACTTGAACGCAGATTTCTTAAAATTCGACAAGGAGAATAATGG ggATGTTAAGAGAGAAATCGATTTTTTGCAATGTGGAAACTTTAACTCTGTTCAACCTAGTTCGTCGTATTTATCGAACATATTTTCGAACACATTAGACGTTAATGCCAATTTAAATAATCGGATGCCATTGGATTTGAGCAATTTGAAAGATCTAGACGGTTTATGCAAactagaaattataaaaaatgaaataccgTACCTTGTAAAGTACAAACTACAAGATGGAAAACACGTAAAAATCTGGCAATGCAAAACTT GCTTTAAGGAATTTGGCCATCAATATACTTTAATGCGTCACTTGCCTACGCACACTGACGAAAGAAAATTTCAGTGCAACACCTGCGGAAAAG CTTTTCGACAAATGTCGACACTTTCGCAACACAGAGCAATTCACTCGCATGAAAGGCCTTACGTTTGTgaaatttgccaaaaaacatttaatcGCGTCTctactttaatttctcaccgGAAAACTCACACCGGTATTAAACCGCATCAGTGTCACTTATGTAACAAAGCTTTTCACCAAAAAG GAAACCTCCGTAATCACATTTTTACCCACACCAATGAAAGGCCATACAAGTGCGACGACTGTGGAAAAGGATTTAACCAAATGTCTAACTTGATGTGtcataaattaaaa TCGCACCAACGCATGGATAAACCTAAACACTCGTGTCAAATTTGTAGAAGAAGTTTTGCGAAACGTATAGCTTTAAGAAATCACGAACAATATGAACATAGGGAAAGTAATCAAGCCATTGATTCATTTCTAACAGATGACCAAAA AATTAGCAACGCAATATTTGTGGAACCAATCAAAACCAAAGCAATGCAACTAGCGATCGAGACAAACCAGATACCCTTCGCTTTACTGAGGCCTTTAACAGGAATTCCTGTTTTGGTCCGAGTTTTACCGGCTGGGAACGATAAGCAAATGCTAGTTCCAGCAAGTGCTGAAGATTTGAAGAAACATGGCCAGATATCAGTTACCCCAAAAACGACCACGCCTGGAACAACACTCGAAG atGTGACCGAAGATAAACATAATCTTGTTGGAAGTAccgttcaaattaaaataccaGTTGTTGCTACAGTAATTCAGCAAAGTGGTGAAGGTGGTCATATGTCCATGTCGGTCGTAAGTCCTGGTCCTAATAACGAAGCAGTCAAACAACCAAATTGGCAGTCCTTGGGTTCCTATATTTTGACTGCGACTAATGACGAACAAA GTGATGGACAAATGATGGGCATgcaagatttaaattttagtacaGATGAAAAAACTAACTTAACTGATTATGATATTGAAACTTCTGGAATGAAACATAATGGTGATGCGGTCCATG CACCAGACGATGTATTCATCATCACATAG
- the Gnbp2 gene encoding Gram-negative bacteria binding protein 2 precursor: protein MFVKGVVLLLFLSTQFLCYEQFVIPDVTLEAYAPKGFRASIPALPGIQMFAFHMNVNKKISQVDPGDYRQDYTSPDGNVWSYFNSDLSLNIGDTVNYWIFVQHEKLGYRKDNVEWTVTELLQLPNGTCEPPLTVVSGQTQVCKGQVVFEENFRGDKINENKWTLEQYIPTYTSVDSEFVSYQKKQCYIFGEKLFIKPNPAQNDDDVNGELDFRGKCTRATERACHIVREIYLIVPPVASGRIVSKFKFRYGTVEIKAKLPAGDWIYPQIYLEKVSDPKDKIWISYARGNNQLLLKNKQDLGGNLLFGGLVIDPEEPGRSQFLKTKRSNTPFSREMHVYTVIWTKDKLSLLLDGTQYGEIDKEALSQFNFSDDDLVQIVLGVGVGGNNDFPDSVQSGNHKKPWVNKDPKEVKFFFNARSEWLGTWKGDNTALQVDYVKVTAL, encoded by the exons ATGTTCGTTAAAGGAGTAGTACTGTTGCTATTTCTTTCGACACAATTTCTTTGTTATGAACAGTTTGTGATCCCAGATGTTACGCTAGAAGCCTATGCTCCTAAAGGATTCAGGGCATCTATACCTG CTCTGCCAGGTATTCAGATGTTCGCATTTCACATGAATGTAAACAAAAAGATATCACAAGTTGATCCCGGCGATTACAGACAGGACTACACTTCGCCTGACGGTAATGTGTGGTCTTATTTCAATAGTGATTTGTCCCTCAACATCGGAGACACCGTCAACTATTGGATTTTCgtccaacatgaaaaattGGGGTACCGAAAAGACAACGTAGAATGGACTGTTACAG AACTTCTCCAATTACCAAATGGTACTTGTGAACCGCCTTTAACTGTGGTTAGTGGACAAACCCAGGTTTGCAAAGGCCAGGTTGTGTTCGAAGAGAATTTTCGAGGTGATAAAATCAATGAGAATAAATGGACTCTCGAACAGTACATACCAACATACACCAGTgtg GATTCGGAATTTGTTTCCTACCAGAAAAAACAATGTTACATTTTTGgagagaaattatttataaaaccaAACCCTGCGCAAAACGACGACGACGTGAACGGTGAATTAGACTTCCGTggaaa GTGTACGCGTGCTACCGAAAGGGCGTGCCACATTGTACGAGAGATCTACTTAATAGTTCCACCAGTAGCTTCGGGTAGAatagtttcaaaatttaaatttcgataTGGTACAGTCGAAATTAAAGCCAAGTTGCCAGCAGGAGACTGGATTTATCCGC aaatttatttggaaaaagttAGCGACCCTAAAGATAAAATATGGATCAGTTATGCCAGAGGCAATAATCaactgttattaaaaaataagcaagATCTTGGTGGTAACTTACTTTTTGGTGGACTGGTAATTGATCCAGAGGAGCCTGGAAGAAGccagtttttaaaaactaaacgcAGCAACACTCCGTTTTCGAGGGAAATGCATGTCTATACGGTCATTTGGACCAAAG ACAAATTGTCGTTACTACTCGATGGTACTCAGTATGGTGAAATAGACAAGGAAGCCCTCAGCCAATTTAACTTTTCAGACGATGATTTG GTCCAAATAGTTTTGGGAGTTGGCGTTGGTGGAAATAATGACTTCCCCGACAGTGTCCAGTCGGGGAACCACAAAAAACCATGGGTTAATAAAGATCCCAAAGAAGTGAAATTCTTCTTTAACGCAAGGTCTGAGTGGCTTGGGACCTGGAAGGGTGATAATACAGCTTTACAAGTCGATTACGTCAAAGTTACGGCTTTATAA